The window CATACGCGTGGGGCCCCGTCTCCGGCGCTCATTTCAACCCCGCCGTGACCCTCGGTCTCGCCGTGGCTCGGAGGTTCGGCTGGCGACTCGTCGGCGGCTACATCGTCGCGCAGATCCTCGGGGGCATCGCCGCATCCTCGCTCATCGTCGCCGTCGCCTCCGGCGGCCCCGACTCATTCCTCGGCACGGCCCTGGCCGGAGGGTTCGCGTCGACGGGATGGGGCGATCTCTCCCCGGGAGGCTTCTCGCTCGGGTCCGCCTTCCTCATCGAGGTCGTCACCACCGGAGTGTTCGTCGGAGTCATCCTCGGCGTCACGGGCTCCCGCGGAGACCGGGCCACCGGCCCGCTGGCCATCGGCCTGACGCTGACGCTCATGGCCCTCATCGCCATCCCCGTCTCCAACGGCTCGTTCAATCCGGCCCGCTCTCTCGCCACCGCCATCTATGGGGGACCGGTCGCCATCGGACAGGTGTGGATGTCGGTCGTCGCCCCGACCCTGGGCGCCGTCCTCGCCGGCGCCGTCGCGCTCGTCGTCTCCAGGCCACCCTCCCGGGTCGCCGACCATTCGGCCACCGGCGGAGCGGATCCGTCACGCGCGGTTCCGCGACCGGCGGGCCCCGTCTCCGAATCCGCCGCATGACCACGTGAGACGGCATCGGACATGGATGAGATCTCACGCGCCGCGAACTCCGCCATCGAGCAGCTCGAGCTCGAACTGATCGTGCGCGACTTCATCACCGTCCTCAACGAGGGCTCGACGCGCGAACTGCACGCGTTCCTGGCTGATGACATCCGCTATCAGCCTTCGGCCGAGCGCACGATCTGCGGACGCTCTGCGGTGGTCTCGATGATCGAAGACATCAAGCACACCTTCGAGGAGTGGCGCACCTCCATGGTGAGCGTGGCTGTCACGGGCGACGTCGTCCTCGCCGAGCAGTCGTTGGTCCTTCGGCTCCCCGGCTGCCGACCCCACCTCGTCATGGGCTTCGCGAGCTTCCGCCTGGAGAGCTCGCGTATCGCCGCCTGGCACCAGATCCACGCCTAGTACCCCACCCGCACCGCTCGCAGAGGAGACCCCATGACCGACCAGCCGCCGCTCGCACACCTGTCCGAGAACCACCGCAACACGCTCTACCACCTGGAGCGCCACCCCACCTCGCACAACCTCGAGTGGCCGGACGTCCTAGCGCTGCTGAAGGAGGTCGCCGACGTGACGGAGCAGCACAACGGCACGTTCCGTGTGCGGCTGGGAGAGTCCGAGCTCTTCCTCTCCAGGCCGCACGACAAGGACGTCGATGAGCAGACGGTCATGGACGTGCGCCGGCTTCTCCGCGAGAACGGGACCGCCACGGGGCGGAAATAGCCGGCCGTGGCGTCGGCGCGTCGTTCCCCGCCGAAATCTTCTGCATCTGTCTGAGACCTCGAGTGTTCCGTGAGGGTGTGCTGGGAACGCGAGCCCACGCTCGCACGACGGTCGCGAGCACGAACGGAGCCTCCACCATGGAAGACAACGACAGTCCCACCCCGCACCACGAGTCGCCGAGGTTCGGCAACCCCGACCTCCCGCCGGAGGGCGAGTCGAACACCGTCGACGACCCGGCGAGCCTCACGATGACCGGGCCTCAGAACCCGGTCGTGGAAAGCCAGTTCCCCAATCAGATCGACGCCCCGGGCACCGACATCTCCACGCAGGCGCTCTTCTGGTCATCGTTCAACATCTCCCCGAGACGCGTGCAGCGCGGCGGGTGGGCCCGCGAGCTCACCAAGCAGGACTTCGCGATCTCGGAAGAGATCGCCGGCGTCAACATGTACCTCGAGCCCGGGGGCATCCGAGAGCTGCACTGGCATCAGACGGCGGAGTGGGCCGTCATGACCCGGGGCCGTTGCCGCGTGACGACGATCAGCCGGTCCGGGCGTCCGAGCGTCGAGGACGTCGAGGAAGGCGATCTGTGGTTCTTCCCCGGTGGAACGCCTCACTCGCTGCAGGGGCTCGGACCCGACGGCGCCGAGTTCGTGCTGGCGTTCGACGACGGAGCGCAGTCCGAGTCGAACACGCTCCTTCTCACGGACTGGTTCGCCCACACCCCGCCCGACGTGCTCGCGAAGAACTTCGGCGTCGCGCAGGAGGTCTTCGCCGACATCCCGCTGCACAATCTCTGGATCTTCCCCGGGGAGGAGCCCG is drawn from Microbacterium hatanonis and contains these coding sequences:
- a CDS encoding aquaporin, whose protein sequence is MHENEPPTPSSTPLRLAAEFTGTFLLVLGVVGAAVFGSSFEGGDGGLDIGFLGVALALGLTVVGGAYAWGPVSGAHFNPAVTLGLAVARRFGWRLVGGYIVAQILGGIAASSLIVAVASGGPDSFLGTALAGGFASTGWGDLSPGGFSLGSAFLIEVVTTGVFVGVILGVTGSRGDRATGPLAIGLTLTLMALIAIPVSNGSFNPARSLATAIYGGPVAIGQVWMSVVAPTLGAVLAGAVALVVSRPPSRVADHSATGGADPSRAVPRPAGPVSESAA
- a CDS encoding nuclear transport factor 2 family protein produces the protein MDEISRAANSAIEQLELELIVRDFITVLNEGSTRELHAFLADDIRYQPSAERTICGRSAVVSMIEDIKHTFEEWRTSMVSVAVTGDVVLAEQSLVLRLPGCRPHLVMGFASFRLESSRIAAWHQIHA
- a CDS encoding cupin domain-containing protein — translated: MEDNDSPTPHHESPRFGNPDLPPEGESNTVDDPASLTMTGPQNPVVESQFPNQIDAPGTDISTQALFWSSFNISPRRVQRGGWARELTKQDFAISEEIAGVNMYLEPGGIRELHWHQTAEWAVMTRGRCRVTTISRSGRPSVEDVEEGDLWFFPGGTPHSLQGLGPDGAEFVLAFDDGAQSESNTLLLTDWFAHTPPDVLAKNFGVAQEVFADIPLHNLWIFPGEEPGDLATDQADAGVEWGAAEPIIFRLSRSQPLHKNSGGSIQIADSTNFPLSDTVAAALVTIEPGSMRELHWHPNADEWQYYLRGSARMTVFNTGPHANTTDFRAGDVGVVKKNSGHYVENTGDDVLQFLEVFKAPKYEEISLANWLAHVPPSLLSAHLNIDEETLATFPRGAQGITPVRTRTS